A single genomic interval of Methanocalculus natronophilus harbors:
- a CDS encoding SdpI family protein, with translation METHRIAFYTIIAASLLLAALVWPAAPDTVPIHWNIAGEPDAWADARTGIAILPALIIATGIGLALLSREFGSGDTQTRRATGWFIVLLLAFLLGIQVFAGLTATGYPVPTNFFFPILFSLLYLGTSILLPRLRKPNKLIGIRTPWTMKSEAVWIRTHQKSGRVMQAAAGITLLGSFYPDYLFLFILAPALGALLWLVLVSYREYRTFGEIP, from the coding sequence ATGGAAACCCACCGGATCGCATTCTATACCATCATCGCCGCATCCCTCCTCCTTGCAGCCCTGGTCTGGCCGGCTGCCCCCGACACCGTTCCGATACACTGGAATATCGCGGGCGAACCCGATGCCTGGGCAGATGCACGCACCGGCATCGCGATCCTGCCGGCACTCATCATCGCCACAGGAATTGGCCTTGCTCTTCTCTCACGGGAGTTTGGGTCAGGCGACACACAGACCAGGAGAGCCACCGGCTGGTTCATCGTTCTGCTGCTCGCCTTTCTCCTTGGTATCCAGGTATTTGCCGGGCTCACCGCAACCGGCTACCCGGTCCCCACAAACTTCTTCTTCCCGATCCTCTTCTCCCTCCTCTACCTTGGGACCTCGATCCTCCTCCCCCGCCTCAGAAAACCAAACAAACTGATCGGCATCCGGACACCATGGACCATGAAGAGCGAAGCAGTCTGGATACGAACCCACCAGAAGAGCGGCCGGGTCATGCAGGCAGCAGCCGGGATCACCCTCCTTGGCTCATTCTATCCCGATTACCTCTTCCTCTTCATCCTCGCCCCGGCACTCGGCGCCCTCCTCTGGCTTGTGCTTGTCAGCTACCGTGAGTATCGAACCTTCGGTGAGATCCCATGA
- a CDS encoding proline iminopeptidase-family hydrolase, translated as MRRSKRKTVSVPGGVVTYCSAGEEEAGDPLILVHGGPGGSYDAFEPFLLLAGARPVICYDQLGSFRSPAAVDESLLSPERFAQELHAVRTALAPGRVHLFGHSFGAMVALAYIEQFGQDEIASLVLAGPLISSPRWEEDQRRLLAGMPPDTRAVIEMHESCDVYDSPAYQEAMMEYYRRHVCRMDPWPDCLNRMFERLAVPIYLAMWGPSEFTVRGSLRSVDMRHVLPTLRLPVLYTCGEFDEAPPISVRDFADMTDGAVVKVFAGASHMHFLEAEDEYLAMMEAFLAGTEEGR; from the coding sequence ATGAGGAGATCCAAACGTAAAACGGTGTCTGTCCCAGGCGGCGTGGTGACATACTGTAGTGCAGGGGAAGAGGAGGCAGGGGATCCGCTGATCCTCGTTCACGGTGGGCCTGGGGGAAGCTATGATGCATTTGAACCGTTCCTGTTGCTTGCCGGGGCACGGCCGGTGATCTGCTATGACCAGCTCGGATCGTTTCGCTCCCCTGCTGCTGTTGATGAGTCGCTGCTCTCGCCTGAGCGGTTCGCCCAGGAGCTGCATGCAGTCAGGACGGCGCTTGCACCGGGGCGGGTGCATCTCTTTGGCCATTCGTTTGGGGCGATGGTTGCACTCGCCTACATTGAGCAGTTTGGGCAGGATGAGATAGCATCCCTTGTGCTCGCCGGGCCCCTCATCTCGTCTCCACGCTGGGAGGAGGACCAGCGGCGGCTGCTTGCCGGGATGCCGCCGGATACCCGGGCGGTAATCGAGATGCACGAGTCATGCGACGTCTATGATTCGCCCGCATACCAGGAGGCGATGATGGAGTACTACCGCCGCCATGTCTGCCGGATGGATCCCTGGCCGGACTGCCTGAACCGGATGTTTGAGCGTCTGGCAGTCCCGATCTACCTGGCGATGTGGGGGCCATCTGAGTTCACGGTCCGGGGGAGCCTCCGGTCCGTGGATATGAGGCACGTGCTGCCGACGCTCCGGCTGCCGGTGCTCTATACCTGCGGCGAGTTTGATGAGGCACCACCCATCTCTGTCCGTGATTTTGCCGATATGACCGACGGAGCGGTGGTGAAGGTCTTTGCCGGGGCATCACACATGCATTTCCTCGAGGCAGAAGATGAATATCTGGCGATGATGGAGGCGTTCCTGGCGGGGACGGAGGAGGGGAGGTGA